The window AGATAAAAATAAACTAAATCCAACTAAAGTAAGCATGGCAAACAAAATCAAAGCTGCTGAATATCTATCAACCAGTTTTCCCAATGATCGAGCAGTCAAAAAAGTCATGATCCCCGTAGCGGAAACTGATAAACCAATCGATAATCCTCCGGTGTTTCTACTAATTTCCTGTACAAAAAACGCAATATAAGGTGAAACAGCGTTATTAATAGCCTGCACTAAAAAAGTTGCAGTCAACAAAAAGAATATTCCTAAATTCCATTTAAAGGTTTCTGGTTTTTTGTCTAAAGATTTTGTTTCTACTTTTGGATTCGGAAGATTTTTACTCAAAAATATACAATTCAAAAATAAAATGATCGCACTAGTGGAAACCAATCCTCGAAAAGTTACCAAAGGAACTAAACCGCTACCGATAACCGGAGCAATTATTGTTGAAATACTGCTTGTTGTTGCAACAAGGCCTAAACTTTTTTCAACTTCTTTTTTGGGAACTATTTGGGCAACGATAGCACCAGAAATTGTCATTAAACCAACAAATAGTCCTTGAGCCATTTTCAAAATAATCAGTTGAGTCACATTTTGAACAAAAGTCATCAACAAATAAATTATTGCCGTTCCCCAACTTGCTCTCATTAGTCAAGGTTTAGCACCATATTTGTCAGCTAGCCTTCCCAAAAATGGTGATAAAATTGCGCCAATCAAATATGTCAGAGATACACATAAACTAGTAGCCCAATTGCTTAAATTACTAGATGCGTGTAAGGTGTTTTTTATAAAAAGAGGTAGAAAAGGGTTAACCGCGCCACCGGCAACAGCACTAACAAAAATTGAGACTATCATTAATATAAAAAGTTTGTCACTTTTATTTTCAATTTTTTTATGAGCTATTTTTATCATTTTTTTATACTATCTAGATGATATTTAAATTAATTTATCATAAGATAATATAAAAATATGTATAACTTAGAAATATATTCGAATCTTTTTCTTTGTAAGTAGTCGATGACTCAGTCCTATTAAGTTTCGGATTTTATAGCTTGATTAAGCTATCCAATTTATTTTTAGTATTAATTATCATTCTCTAAAAGCATATGATATAAAGCCCCATAAAGATTGGCGTCATTATGAAACCTAGCTTCCATAATTTCTGCTTCTTTAATCGTTGAATTCAAAATAGGAATCTGTTCTCTAATATTTGTATATTCTTTTTCTATTGTATTGACAAGGATTTTTTGAGCAGAAATACCGCCGGCAATAACGAAACGTTCGCCACCAATAACCATCTGAACATTATTTATTAAAGCTGCAATGGTTCGACAATAATTTGTAAAAATTGGCATAATTCTTGAATCAGATGCATTAATTGCAGAAAAAACGGCTTTACCATCTTTTTTGTTTGGAAGGCCAAGTACTTCTGCAATCTCTTTAATCATTAAAATTGCAGATCCGCTTGTTCCCAACATATCTTTTTCGTTAAAACTCTTCCAATCAACCATAAAACTAAGTTCTCCGGCCTGAAAATGTTTACCATACACTAACTTGTTATTTACGATTATTCCGCCACCGATGCCGGTCCCAAGGGTGATAGCTGCACCATTTTGTACTCCTTTCAAATTACCAAGCCATAATTCGGCCAAGGCTGCTGCTTTCCCATCATTTTCGACCGTCACCGGAATTGAGTCATCTAAATCCAGTAGTTCAGGAAAAGATTGATGATCCAAAAAAGTTAAATTGCCGCCGCCATAAATCATTTCATTTGTGTGGTCTATTGTACCAGGCACACTGAAACAAACTCCTCTAAAAAGATTTTTATTATCTCTTATTATTTTTTTGATCGTTTTTAAAAAAGAATCCAATCCATCGTGCGGCGTTTCAATCGCTTCTTTTTTAATCAAATTTCCAGAGTGGTTGAGCAGACCATATTTTATATTTGTACCACCAATATCAAATGCTAAAAAATTTCTAGACATCATTTATATATTCTTCTGAATTTATATATCAAAAAAAGGATTCCAAATGAATCCAAATTCCTGATATTTAAGATTCTTCTTTCTTCAAAATATTTTGTTCCTGGGAATACAAGATAGCATCATACTTTTTGGCGAAGGGAAAATAAACAAAGAAAGAAGAAACTAATACAATTGTTTGCCAAACGGCTATTTTCCATCCTCCAATCAGAAAACCGGAAATAATCGGTGGTGTTGTCCATGGAACCATGACTCCTGTCAAATATGGCAACACATGAATTTTTATAAGAAAGTATGTGGAACACATTGAAAGAGCGGGCATCAAAACGAAAGGCAAGGCAAAAAGCGGGTTCAAAACAATTGGAAGACCAAATAAGGTTGGCTCATTAATATTGAATATTCCGGGAACAGTAGACAACTTACCAATTTCCTTCATTTGAGCCGATTTTGCGAAGAATGCCATAAATACTACCAAACCAATCGTCATACCGGAACCAGTAACAGTACCAAACTGATCAAGAAGAGGTTGGATAAATATATGGCCTCCATTAGCTGCAGTAACAACACCATGAGCCTTGAAAATTGCAGCGTTGGAAAGTGCATTTGCCTGCAAAATAGGTGAAATAATTCCACTCACGATCACAGCGCCATGAACTCCAAAGAACCAGAAAAACGGTACCAAAAGAGCAACAATCAGAACTCCAGTAAAATTATCAGTTAATCCCTGCAAAGGTGTTTGTATAGCTTTATAAATCCATTGAGTCATTGTCAAGTTTTGAGAAGCATCGAAAAATATATATACAAGCAACCAACCAACAACGATCACAAAGGCAGGTATTAGAGCGATAAAAGAATTAGCAACTGCCGGTGGTACCTGTTCCGGTAGTTTAATAGTTATTTTGTGTTTCAAAAACCACGAATAAATAAAACCAGTAATCATTCCTATAATAATGGCCGCTATCATTCCCTGTCCACCGAGCCAGGTTCGATCTATAAATCCCGATAACAGAGTCGGTGCCTGAGAAGAAGTTATAACCGTTTTCGTGCCATTTAAAACAGCGGTTGTTGGATGCATTACAAGGAAGAAACTTACCAAGGCTGTCATACCGGCAGGCAACGGTTCAAACCCGTCATTTTTAACCCATGTATAGGCAATTCCAACAACAGCGAAAACTGCAATGATTCCAAAAGACGCGTTATATGCTTGTGTAAAATAACCAGCCAAACCCGTTTTGGTCATCCAATTAGCAACCGGCGCATATGGAACTGCACTCAAAAGAAGAAACACCGAGCCCACCATAATAAATGGCAAACTGACAATCATTCCATCTTTCAAAGCTCTAATTGCTTTTGTATTAACAAAACGCATGACTGGTGGAAGAACTTTTTTATTAACAAAATTTTCCATTTTTTCTCCTAATAGACTAAAATCATTTATCCTTGATCCTTTTATACAGCTCAACTATCTCACCGGCCAGATCACGAAAGGTAATCGCGGTCATGACATGGCCCTGGGCATGGACCATTAACAGACTCATTTGGGCGTGTTCTCCGTTGGCTTCTTTAGTCAACATATCAGTCTGGGCGTTATGGGCCTGGGCTAGAAAACGATCGGCTTCTGTTAGTTTTAGCTCGGCTTCTTTGAAGTCTTTTTCTTTTGCGGCCTTAATGGCTAAGAAGGCTGCTCCTTTGGCATTGCCGCCGGCGATGATCAGGCTCATGATGACCTTTTGGTTTTCAATCTCTTCACTCATCTTAGCCGATCTCTTTTAAAGCCTGGTTTAAAACCTTTTCTCCGTTCATCAGCCCATAGTCCTGCATGTTAATTACTTCAACCGGGATTTTGACCTTTTCTTTAAACTGGGAGAGCATATAGCTGACCTGGGGTCCGAGCATTAAAATATCCGGCTGTTCGCTTTCTAGTTTGTTATCGGCATCGGAAGCGGCCGTGGCAAAAATATCAACATCCTCGCCATGTGCTTTAGCCGCCTTTTGCATCTTGCTTACCAGTAGGCTGGTCGACATCCCGGCCGCACAAACCAACATTACTTTTTTCTCTGCCATTATTGTTCCTTTCACTATTAATCTAATTGACTGCCGTTTGACTTAATAACCTGTTGATACCAGAAAAAGGAATCCTTTTTCAGTCTTTTTAAGCTACCTTTGCCCTGGTCGTCTTTATCGACATAGATAAAACCGTACCTTTTGGACATCTGTCCGGTTCCGGCGGAAACCAGATCGATACAACCCCAGGGCGTATAACCAATGACCTTAACCCCGTCTTCTTGAACCGCATCGATCATTGCCCGGATATGAGCTTTTAGATAAGCGATTCGATAAGGGTCATGGATCTGTTGGCTATTTTCGACTTTGTCATAGGCTCCCAGACCGTTTTCAACAATGAACAAGGGCAGGTCATAATGATCACTAAACCAATTCAATGCATACCGCAAACCGATTGGGTCAATTTGCCAGCCCCAATCAGTAGTTGGCAAACTAGGATTACTAATTAATTCCTTTCTTTCTTCATATTTATATGATTTTGGTTCATCTTTTTTTGCTTTGACGGTAAAGGACATGTAATAACTCAATCCAATATAGTCGACAGTTCCCGCCTTTAAAACATCAAGATCTTCCAAAGTAATATCCAAATCAAAGGCTTTGTTTTTCTGATAGCTAACTAACCAATCAGGATATTTTCCTTTTGCCTGAATGTCGGAAAACCAATACCTGGACTGCATAGCTCGTTCCGCTTTGAAAACATCTCTTGGATCTGAAGAAGCAGGATAGATTGGTACCATCGCAATCATCGCACCGATTTTAAAATCAGGATTAATCTGGTGACCAATTTGAACAGCTAGAGCACTGGCAACCGTTTCATAGTGTCCGGCCTGGTACATAACTTTTTCAGCATTCTCATCAGAACGAGGAATAATACCAGAATTTGTAAAAAGTGCCCAGTCGGCAATAGCAGTCTGATTATTGATCTCATTAAAAGTCATCCAGTAGCTAACTTTGTCTTTATAACGTTTAAAGACCGTCTTGGCAAAGCGAACAAAGAAATCGATTAGTTTTCGGTTACGCCAGCCGCCGTAGGCTTTAACCAAATGATAGGGCATTTCAAAATGTGAGAGGGTAATGACCGGTTCGATACCGTACTTGTGGCATTCATCAAATAGCTGGTCGTAAAACTTCAAGCCAGCTTCGTTGGGTTGCTCTTCGTCTCCATTGGGAAAGATCCTCGTCCAGGCAATCGAGGTTCGAAAACATTTAAAACCCATCTCGGCGAATAACTTGATATCTTCTTTATAGCGATGATAAAAGTCGATGGCCTCGTGATTGGGGTAATACTTGCCTTTAACAATTCCATCGGTAATCTCCCGTGCTTTTCCATTGGCTCCGGCAGTCATAATGTCGGCTACACTGAGGCCTTTGTTGTCTTGGTCCCAGCCGCCCTCTAATTGATGAGCTGCAACTGCTCCACCCCAAAGAAAGTCACTAGGTAAAACTGAATCATTTTTTCTTTCCACTAAATTACCTCCTAATTGATTTTGCTTTACGATTCGAATTATATAAGAAAACGCTTTCATTAAGTTGTTGTATCCTAGTATTTGGAACAACTTCCCATTTCTGGAATTTTTTGAAAAGAATTATATTGAACTTATATACGGAGTGTATTTAATAAAAATGAAAAGAAATGAATCAATAAAAAATCTAACAACTTCTGAAATTAGTATTTATAAATATGTCTTAGACAATATTAACGATGTTTTATCAATGAACATTCAGGAATTGTCGAAAAATGTGCATGCTTCTCCCTCTTCAATCGTGAGGTGCATGAAAAAAATTGGCTATGACGGTTTCAGAGAATTTAAATATTCTGTTTACAATAGAAATAGACTAAATGTATATGATTTGAAACCTGATTATATAGTTACAGAAGAAAGAAATTTTTTTAATTTAGATATCACAAAAATATATGGGCAAGACATTGAATCGGCCAGAAAAATTTTATTAGCAACTAAAGAGATAATTTTTTTTGGTATCGGGACATCGGGTATTTTGGCAAAATACGGAGCAAGGCAATTTTCTAATTTCGGATTTAATTCCAAGTCCATAGAAGATCCATTTTACCCATTGAGTTCAAAAGGTGTAAATAATTCATCCGTTGGAATAATAATATCGGAGAGCGGGGAAACGCAAGAAACAATAGTAATTGCAAAAAAATTTAAGGAGCTAGGAGGAAAAATTATAAGTATAACGAACACGCCTTTTAATTCTTTAACAAAAATATCGAATATTAATTTTCACTATGATATAAAAGAAGAAAAATTAGATAGCAGTTTAAATATCACAACACAGGCACCGGTAGTATTTTTATTAGAACTAATAATCAGGAAATTAGCCAGTTCTCAATAATTCATCAAACAAACTTTTTCAAATGCAGCCAATTATTTCCATCTTTGTCATATTTCTTATAACGACTTTTATCATTGCTATGCAACGAGTAGTCACTCTAAAAATGCGTAATATATTCCGAAAAACAATCAATCCCAATAAAAATACGCATATAAGGCAAGTTTTCCAAAAGTAAAAATGAGTTACGTTTAACATATAATGGAAAAGAGGAAGATAAATGTAGGGGTTTAAAAAGTATACAAAAACAGCCCTCGTTTATGTCTTATTCTTTTTCGTCATTGATCTTATTTTTTTCTTTGTGCCAAGGGAGTTATTGGCTTAATTTTCGGACATGGATATCAATGGTTGAGCTATGTCAAAATTACTGTCCAACAAGCTCTGGGAATCTTCATTGCTTTTTCCTTTACTGGATGGCTCTTTTGCAGCTCATAAAAATCATAAGAAAAATGGTAACGAAAAAGGCGAATGACTATTGGATTAATTATTAAACCCTCAACCTACAAAAAATATTTATGGATGTGAATTTCTCTAACGCTTATTCAATTCATGTACTTAAAATAGATGAAACAAATAAAAAAAAAGAAAGGAGCACAATATTATGATTAATTATTTCTTGGCGGTTGTTGGACTTTTACTCGGTTTTTTTACTCTCTTTATTGTCCTTTACATAAAAAAACTCGAGTAATGAAGTTCATAATCCCTTATAGAGGGTGCGTTGTAATGATGATAGGTGCGTTGATGATTATTATACAAGTTACTAATTTATTCCCCGACTACTTTCCCAACGGCAATGCGCTTTTTATAATTCCAATTATTTTCATTCTGATTGGTATTTACTATCAATTTAAAGATAATAAATCTGGTCATGGATATAAAAAATGAAGTTCCAGAGTTGAATAAGTCTTTTTAACTCCATATTTGTCCTACGCTTAACATTTATGCTACGATTGACATGTTCTAGCAAATAAGAAAAGAATAAAAAAATAGAATTTTTAGATTCGGTATTAGTGATTACTAGCATAGCAATATCAATTGAAGCAGTTACAGTGTTTGTGAGTTGACAGCCAATGCAACTTGTAAATCAATAAAACCGACTTTTTTGTGGAGAAAAAACTAATTCTCAGGTATCAACATCAAATCCATTATTTGATGTCATGGGTTGCTAAAAAAATAATATTGTTTGAATACACTGATAAAAGCTAAGGAGGGTTGAAAGCATGAGTGTTTTTTCAAAAAAGAACAAAACAAATAAAACTTCTAAAGAGGACAAACTATTCGCTGATGTGCAGAAAGCATTAGCTGGTTCACCGACAAATGAAGAAGTTTCAATCCTACAAGAAGCTGAACAGGCATTGCAAAAGAAAAAGTATCTGCCAAAGATCACCAGCGACTTAAGGACTGCCTTGACTCCTTTGGCAGTAAAATCGTCTTTGTCACCAGACGTCAAGATAATCTATTTAAAAATTGTTGCTGAAAAATATCGTACTAGCAGTACTGGCACAGGCATTGGTTTGACATTTGGTAGAATACAATAAGACTGAAGCAAAATAAAAAAGACTAGAAAATCCTATGAGAGAATTTCTGATTTCTTTAATCTTCTATCGTTCGTTTTGGATGACAAAGCTCATCATTCCAATGATCATATCTAACATAAACTGATCAATTAAAGGATTACCAGTATTCATATTAG of the Oenococcus sp. UCMA 16435 genome contains:
- a CDS encoding PTS sugar transporter subunit IIB encodes the protein MAEKKVMLVCAAGMSTSLLVSKMQKAAKAHGEDVDIFATAASDADNKLESEQPDILMLGPQVSYMLSQFKEKVKIPVEVINMQDYGLMNGEKVLNQALKEIG
- a CDS encoding MurR/RpiR family transcriptional regulator; this translates as MKRNESIKNLTTSEISIYKYVLDNINDVLSMNIQELSKNVHASPSSIVRCMKKIGYDGFREFKYSVYNRNRLNVYDLKPDYIVTEERNFFNLDITKIYGQDIESARKILLATKEIIFFGIGTSGILAKYGARQFSNFGFNSKSIEDPFYPLSSKGVNNSSVGIIISESGETQETIVIAKKFKELGGKIISITNTPFNSLTKISNINFHYDIKEEKLDSSLNITTQAPVVFLLELIIRKLASSQ
- a CDS encoding ROK family protein, which encodes MSRNFLAFDIGGTNIKYGLLNHSGNLIKKEAIETPHDGLDSFLKTIKKIIRDNKNLFRGVCFSVPGTIDHTNEMIYGGGNLTFLDHQSFPELLDLDDSIPVTVENDGKAAALAELWLGNLKGVQNGAAITLGTGIGGGIIVNNKLVYGKHFQAGELSFMVDWKSFNEKDMLGTSGSAILMIKEIAEVLGLPNKKDGKAVFSAINASDSRIMPIFTNYCRTIAALINNVQMVIGGERFVIAGGISAQKILVNTIEKEYTNIREQIPILNSTIKEAEIMEARFHNDANLYGALYHMLLENDN
- a CDS encoding lactococcin immunity protein yields the protein MSVFSKKNKTNKTSKEDKLFADVQKALAGSPTNEEVSILQEAEQALQKKKYLPKITSDLRTALTPLAVKSSLSPDVKIIYLKIVAEKYRTSSTGTGIGLTFGRIQ
- a CDS encoding 6-phospho-beta-glucosidase gives rise to the protein MKAFSYIIRIVKQNQLGGNLVERKNDSVLPSDFLWGGAVAAHQLEGGWDQDNKGLSVADIMTAGANGKAREITDGIVKGKYYPNHEAIDFYHRYKEDIKLFAEMGFKCFRTSIAWTRIFPNGDEEQPNEAGLKFYDQLFDECHKYGIEPVITLSHFEMPYHLVKAYGGWRNRKLIDFFVRFAKTVFKRYKDKVSYWMTFNEINNQTAIADWALFTNSGIIPRSDENAEKVMYQAGHYETVASALAVQIGHQINPDFKIGAMIAMVPIYPASSDPRDVFKAERAMQSRYWFSDIQAKGKYPDWLVSYQKNKAFDLDITLEDLDVLKAGTVDYIGLSYYMSFTVKAKKDEPKSYKYEERKELISNPSLPTTDWGWQIDPIGLRYALNWFSDHYDLPLFIVENGLGAYDKVENSQQIHDPYRIAYLKAHIRAMIDAVQEDGVKVIGYTPWGCIDLVSAGTGQMSKRYGFIYVDKDDQGKGSLKRLKKDSFFWYQQVIKSNGSQLD
- a CDS encoding PTS lactose/cellobiose transporter subunit IIA, translating into MSEEIENQKVIMSLIIAGGNAKGAAFLAIKAAKEKDFKEAELKLTEADRFLAQAHNAQTDMLTKEANGEHAQMSLLMVHAQGHVMTAITFRDLAGEIVELYKRIKDK
- a CDS encoding PTS sugar transporter subunit IIC — translated: MENFVNKKVLPPVMRFVNTKAIRALKDGMIVSLPFIMVGSVFLLLSAVPYAPVANWMTKTGLAGYFTQAYNASFGIIAVFAVVGIAYTWVKNDGFEPLPAGMTALVSFFLVMHPTTAVLNGTKTVITSSQAPTLLSGFIDRTWLGGQGMIAAIIIGMITGFIYSWFLKHKITIKLPEQVPPAVANSFIALIPAFVIVVGWLLVYIFFDASQNLTMTQWIYKAIQTPLQGLTDNFTGVLIVALLVPFFWFFGVHGAVIVSGIISPILQANALSNAAIFKAHGVVTAANGGHIFIQPLLDQFGTVTGSGMTIGLVVFMAFFAKSAQMKEIGKLSTVPGIFNINEPTLFGLPIVLNPLFALPFVLMPALSMCSTYFLIKIHVLPYLTGVMVPWTTPPIISGFLIGGWKIAVWQTIVLVSSFFVYFPFAKKYDAILYSQEQNILKKEES
- a CDS encoding multidrug efflux MFS transporter, producing MRASWGTAIIYLLMTFVQNVTQLIILKMAQGLFVGLMTISGAIVAQIVPKKEVEKSLGLVATTSSISTIIAPVIGSGLVPLVTFRGLVSTSAIILFLNCIFLSKNLPNPKVETKSLDKKPETFKWNLGIFFLLTATFLVQAINNAVSPYIAFFVQEISRNTGGLSIGLSVSATGIMTFLTARSLGKLVDRYSAALILFAMLTLVGFSLFLSSIADSLFIFIMSRAIFGISDAGVNPAIEVQITKMTKPNQLNRSFSYIQSTQSVGVAVGPFIGAFLNTHGGYQLVFSSVSGLYWVLIIAIIVSYLLRRKSD
- a CDS encoding multidrug efflux MFS transporter; amino-acid sequence: MIKIAHKKIENKSDKLFILMIVSIFVSAVAGGAVNPFLPLFIKNTLHASSNLSNWATSLCVSLTYLIGAILSPFLGRLADKYGAKP